Genomic segment of Oncorhynchus nerka isolate Pitt River linkage group LG10, Oner_Uvic_2.0, whole genome shotgun sequence:
atgtgtgtgtgtgtgtatgtgtgtatgtgtatgtgtgtgtgtgtatgtatgtctgtgtgtgtgtatgtgtgtctgtgtgtgtgtgtgtgtgtctgtgtgtgtgtgtctgtgtgtgtgtctgtgtgtgtgtgtgtgtgtgtgtgtgtgtgtgtgtgtgtgtctgtgtgtgtgtatgtgtgtgtgtgtgtatgtgtgtgtatgtgtgggtatgtgtatgtgtgtgtctgtgtgtctgtgtgtgtttatgtgtgtgtctgtgtgtatgtgtatgtgtgtgtgtgtatgtatgtgtgtatgtgtatgtgtatgtgtatgtgtgtgtatgtatgtgtgtgtgttgtgtgtgtatgtatgtgtgtgtgtgtgtgtatgtgtgtgtctgtgtgtgtctgtgtgtatgtgtgtgtctgtgtgtgtctgtgtgtatgtgtgtgtctgtgtgtgtatgtgtgtgtgtatgtgtgtgtctgtgtgtgtctgtatgtgtatgtgtgtgtctgtgtttgtctgtgtgtgtatgtgtgtatgtgtatgtgtgtgtttatgtgtgtgtgtctgtgtctgtgtatgtgtatgtgtgtgtgtgtgtgtatgtatgtgtgtgtgtgtgtatgtgtgtatgtgtatgtgtgtgtgtgtatgtatgtctgtgtgtgtgtatgtgtgtctgtgtgtgtgtgtgtgtgtctgtgtgtgtgtgtctgtgtgtgtgtctgtgtgtgtgtgtgtgtgtgtgtgtgtgtgtatgtgtgtctgtgtgtgtgtatgtgtgtgtgtgtgtatgtgtgtgtatgtgtgggtatgtgtatgtgtgtgtctgtgtgtctgtgtgtgtttatgtgtgtgtgtctgtgtgtatgtgtatgtgtgtgtgtgtatgtatgtgtgtatgtgtatgtgtatgtgtatgtgtgtgtatgtatgtgtgtgtgtgtgtgtgtatgtatgtgtgtgtgtgtgtgtgtatgtgtgtgtctgtgtgtgtctgtgtgtatgtgtgtgtctgtgtgtgtctgtgtgtatctgtgtgtctgtgtgtgtatgtgtgtgtgtatgtgtgtgtctgtgtgtgtctgtatgtgtatgtgtgtgtctgtgtttgtctgtgtgtgtatgtgtgtatgtgtatgtgtgtgtctgtgtgtgtctgtgtgtatgtgtgtgtctgtgtgtgtctgtgtgtatgtgtgtgtctgtgtgtgtatgtgtgtgtgtatgtgtgtgtctgtgtgtgtctgtatgtgtatgtgtgtgtgtgtgtatgtgtgtgtctgtgtgtgtatgtttgtgtgtatgtgtatgtgtgtgtatgtgtgtgtatgtgtgtgtgtgtgtgtgtatgtgtgtgtctgtgtgtgcgtgtgtgtatgtgtatgtgtgtgtgtatgtgtatgtgtgtgtgtatgtgtgtgtgtatgtgtatgtgtgtgtgtatgtgtgtatgtgtgtgtatgtgtgtgtctgtgtgtgtatatgtgtgtgtgtatgtgtgtgtctgtgtgtgtatatgtgtgtgtgtatgtgtatgtgtgtgtgtgtatgtgaggccTGAGGACCAGACATGCCTGTAATACCCTACCTGGAGTCTGaaggaagagatggatggaggcgGGAGGGACCTGTGGTTGAAaaggtacccaattgtcatacttgagtaaaagtaaagataccttcatagaaaattactcaataGAGGGAAAGTCAGGGAGGGCTGGAAGGAGGtttggctggagggaggaggttgggctggagggagggaggactggagggagggaggttgggatggatggagggaggttgggatggatggagggaggttgggctggagggagggaggactggagggagggaggttgggctggaggagggaggttgggctggagggaggaggttgggatggagggagggaggactggagggagggagggaggactggaggggaggaggttgggctggaggagggaggactggagggagggaggttgggctggagggagggaggactggagggagggagggaggttgggctggagggagggaggactggagggagggaggttgggctggagggagggaggactggagggagggaggttgggctGGATGGAGGAggttgggctggagggagggaggttgggatGGAGGAggttgggctggagggagggaggttgggctggagggaggaggacaggagggagggaggttgggctggagggaggaggttgggctggagggagggaggttgggctggagggagggaggttgggatggagggagggaggactggagggagggaggttgggctggagggagggaggactggagggagggagggaggttgggctggagggagggaggactggagggagggaggttgggctggagggagggaggactggagggagggaggttgggctggatggagggaggttgggctggaggagggaggactggagggagggaggttgggctggaggaagggaggactggagggagggaggttgggctggatggagggaggactggagggaggaggTTGggctggatggagggaggactggagggagggaggttgggatggatggagggaggttgGGCTGGAGGAAAGGTGGGAGGTTGGGCTGGATGGAGGAGGGCTGGAGCgagggaggactggagggagggtgggaggttgAGCTGGAAGGAGGGTGGGAGGTTGagctggaaggagggagggaccaTATCAGCAGATACATGTAGCTGTATTAgttgagagagatatagagatggtgtgtgggtgtctaggactggatggagggagggaggttgggctggaggagagaggttgggctggagggagggctggaggagagaggttgggccagagggagggctggaggagagaggttgggccggagggagggctggagggagggctggaggagagaggttgggctggagggagggctggagggtgggctggaggagagaggttgggccagagggagggctggaggagagaggttgggcggagggagggctggaggagagaggttgggcggaaggagggctggagggagggcttGAGGAGAGAggttgggctggagggagggctggaggagagaggttgggccggagggagggctggaggagagaggttgggccggagggagggctggaggagagaggttgGGCCAGAGGGAGGGccggagggagggctggaggagagaggttgggccagagggagggctggagggagggcttGAGGAGAGAGGTTGGGCTGGAGGGGGGTAGTGAAGGACACACACCCGTCTCTCACATAGTGAAGGACAGACATCCTGCTCTCACATAGTGAAGGACACATCCTGCTCTCACATAGTGAAGGACACACATCCTGCTATCACATAGTGAAGGACACATCCTGCTCTCACATAGTGAAGGACACATCCTGCTATCACATAGTGAAGGACAGACATCCTGCTCTCACATAGTGAAGGACAGACATCCTGCTCTCACATAGTGAAGGACACATCCTGCTCTCACATAGTGAAGGACACATCCTGCTCTCACATAGTGAAGGACAGACATCCTGCTCTCACATAGTGAAGGACACATCCTGCTCTCACATAGTGAAGAACACATCCTGCTATCACATAGTGAAGGACAGACATCCTGCTCTCACATAGTGAAGGACAGACATCCTGCTCTCACATAGTGAAGGACACATCCTGCTCTCACATAGTGAAGGACACATCCTGCTCTCACATAGTGAAGGACATACATCCTGCTCTCACATAGTGAAGGACAGACATCCTGCTCTCACATAGTGAAGGACACATCCGTCTCTCACATAGTGAAGACCACATCCTGCTCTCACATAGTGAAGGACACATCCTGCTATCACATAGTGAAGGACAGACATCCTGCTCTCACATAGTGAAGAACAGACATCCGTCTCTCACATAGTGAAGGACAGACATCCTGCTCTCACATAGTGAAGGACAGACATCCGTCTCTCACATAGTGAAGGACAGACATCCGTCTCTCACATAGTGAAGGACACATCCTGCTCTCACACAGTGAAGGACACATCCTGCTCTCACATAGTGAAGGACACATCCTGCTCTCACATAGTGAAGTACAGACATCTGTCTCTCACATAGTGAAGGACAGACATCCTGCTCTCACATAGTGAAGGACACATCCGTCTCTTACATAGTGAAGGACAGACATCCTGCTCTCACATAGTGAAGGACACATCCGTCTCTCACATAGTGATGGACAGACATCCTGCTCTCACATAGTGAAGGACACATCCGTCTCTCACATAGTGAAGCCCACATCCTGCTCTCACATAGTGAAGGACACATCCGTCTCTCACATAGTGAAGGACAGACATCCGTCTCTCACATAGTGAAGGACACATCCGTCTCTCACATAGTGAAGGACAGACATCCTGCTCTCACATAGTGAAGGACACATCCGTCTCTCACATAGTGAAGGACAGACATCCGTCTCTCACATAGTGAAGGACACATCCGTCTCTCACATAGTGAAGGACAGACATCCTGCTCTCACATAGTGAAGGACACATCCGTCTCTCACATAGTGAAGGACAGACATCCGTCTCTCACATAGTGAAGGACAGACATCCTGCTCTCACATAGTGAAGGACACATCCTGCTCTCACATAGTGAAGGACACATCCTGCTCTCACATAGTGAAGGACAGACATCCTACTCTCACATAGTGAAGGACAGACATCCTGCTCTCACATAGTGAAGGACAGACATCCTACTCTCACATAGTGAAGGACAGACATCCTGCTCTCACATAGTGAAGGACAGACATCCTGCTCTCACATAGTGAAGGACAGACATCCTGCTCTCACATAGTGAAGGACATACATCCGTCTCTCACATAGTGAAGGACACATCCTGCTCTCACATAGTGAAGGACAGACATCCTGCTCTCACATAGTGAAGTACAGACATCCTGCTCTCACATAGTGAAGGACAGACATCCTGCTCTCACATAGTGAAGGACACACATTCTGCTCTCACATAGTGAAGGACAGACATCCTGCTCTCACATAGTGAAGGACAGACATCCTGCTCTCACATAGTGAAGGACACACGTTCTGCTCTCACATAGTGAAGGACAGACATCCTGCTCTCACATAGTGAAGGACACATCCTGCTCTCACATAGTGAAGGACACATCCTGCTCTCACATAGTGAAGAACACATCCTGCTCTCACATAGTGAAGGACACATCCTGCTCTCACATAGTGAAGGACAGACATCCTGCTCTCACATAGTGAAGGACATACTTCCTGCTCTCACATAGTGAAGGACACATCCTGCTATCACATAGTGAAGGACACATCCTGCTCTCACATAGTGAAGGACAGACATCCGTCTCTCTGAcgaccccgtgtgtgtgtgtgtgtgtgtgtgtgtctctgtgtgtgtgtgtgtgtgtctgtctgtctgtctgtctgtctgtctgtctgtctgtctgtgtgtgtgtgtgtgtctgtgtgtgtgtgtgtgtatctgtgtgtgtgtgtgtgtgtgtctgtgtgtgtgtgtgtgtctgtgtgtctgtgtctgtgtgtgtgtgtgtgtgtgtgtgtgtgtgtgtgtgtgtttgtgtgtgtgtgtgtgtgtgtgtgtgtgtgtgtgtgtgtgtgtgtgtgtgtgtgtctgtgtgtgtgtgtgtgtctgtgtgtctgtgtgtgtttgtgtgtgtgtgtgtgtgtgtgtgtgtgtgtgtgtgtgtgtgtgtgtgtgtgtgtgtgtctgtgtgtgggctcTGAGTGTTAGATGGTGACTCAGCTTTCTCAGTGTATCACTCATTCCACAGCCCAGAAGGAGAGGTGAAGAGTCAGAGGACTGTTATAAAACATAGCAATaaagagtggagaggggagtaGCGCTGGGAGGGGGAGTAGCACTGGGAGGGGGAGTAGCGCTGGGAGGGAGTAGCACTGGGAGGGGAGTAGCGCTGGGGGGAGTAGCGCTGGGAGGGGGAGTAGCACTGGGAGGGGGAGTAGCGCTGGGAGGGGAGTAGCGCTGGGAGGGGGAGTAGCGCTGAGGGGGAGTAGCGCTGGGAGGAGTAGCACTGGGAGGAGTAGCGCTGAGAGGGGGAGTAGCGCTGGGAGGGGGAGTAGCACTGAGAGGGGGAGTAGCGCTGAGAGGGGGAGTAAGCTGGGAGGGGAGGAGCGCGGGAAGGGGAGTAGCGCTGGGAGGGGAGTAGCACTGGGAGGGGGAGTAGCGCTGGGAGGGAGTAGCGCTGGGAGGGAGTAGCACTGGGAGGGGAGTAGCGCTGGGAGGGGGAGTAGCACTGAGAGGGGGAGTAGCgctgagagggagggggagtagcGCTGGGAGGGAGCGCTGGGAGGAGTAGCGCTGAGAGGGGAGTAGCGCTGAGAGGGGGAGTAGCGCTGAGAGGGGGAGTAGCGCTGAGAGGGGGAGTAGCACTGGGAGGGGGAGTAGCGCTGGGAGAGGGAGTAGCGCTGAGAGGGGGAGTAGCGCTGAGAGGGGAGTAGCGCTGAGAGGGGGAGTAGCTCTGAGAGGGGGAGTAGCACTGAGAGGGGAGTAGCACTAGGAGGGGAGTAGAGCTGGGAGGGGGAGTAGCGCTGAGAGGGGGAGTAGCTCTGAGAGGGGAGTAGCACTGGGAGGGGGAGTAGCGCTGGGAGGGGGAGTAGcgctgagaggggagagggggagtagcgctgagagagggggagtagtgcTGGGGGAGTAGCGCTGGGAGGGGGAGCACTAGCGCTGAGAGGGGGAGTAGTGCTGGGAGGGGAGTAGCGCTGAGAGGGGGAGTAGCACTGGGAGGGGGAGTAGCGCTGGGAGGGGAGTAGCACTGGGAGGGGGAGTAGTGCTGGGAGGGGAGTAGCGCTGAGAGGGGGAGTAGCGCTGGGGGGGAGTAGCGCTGAGAGGGGGAGTAGCGCTGGGAGGGGAGTAGCGCTGAGAGGGGAGTAGCGCTGAGAGGGGGGGAGTAGCGCTGGGGAGTAGCGCTGGGAGGGGGAGTAGCGCTGGGGAGTAGCGCTGGGAGGGGGAGTAGCGCTGGGAGGGGAGTAGCGCTGGGAGGGGGGAGTAGTGCTGGGAGGGGGAGTAGTGCTGGGAGGGGGAGTAGCGCTGAGAGGGGGAGTAGCTCTGAGAGGGGGAGTAGCACTGGGAGGGGAGTAGCGCTGGGAGGGGAGTAGCGCTGAGAGGGGGAGTAGTGCTGAGAGGGGGAGTAGCGCTGAGAGGGGGAGTAGCGCTGGGAGGGGAGTAGCGCTGAGAGGGGAGTAGCGCTGGGGGGGGAGTAGCGCTGAGAGGGGAGTAGCGCTGGGAGGGGAGTAGCACTGGGAGGGGGAGTAGCGCTGAGAGGGGAGTAGCACTGGGAGGAGTAGCGCTGGGAGGGGGAGTAGCACTGGGGAGGGGGAGTAGCGCTGGGAGGGAGTAGCACTGGGAGGGGGAGTAGCACTGGGAGGGGAGTAGTGCTGAGAGGGGAGTAGCGCTGGGAGGGGAGTAGCGCTGGGGGAGTAGCGCTGGGAGGGGGAGAGCGCTGGGGGAGTAGCGCTGGGGGGGAGTAGCGCTGGGAGGGGGAGTAGCGCTGGGAGGGGAGTAGTGCTGGGAGGGGGAGTAGTGCTGGGAGGGGGAGTAGCACTGGGAGGGGGAGTAGCGCTGGGAGGGGAGTAGCGCTGGGAGGGGGAGTAGCGCTGGGAGGGGGAGTAGCGCTGGGAGGGGGAGTAGCGCTGAGAGGGGGGAGTAGCGCTGGGAGGGGAGTAGTGCTGGGAGGGGGAGTAGCGCTGAGAGGGGGAGTAGCGCTGAGAGGGGAGTAGCGCTGGGAGGGGAGTAGCGCTGGGAGGGGAGTAGTGCTGGGGAGTAGTGCTGGGGAGTAGTGCTGAGAGGGGAGTAGCACTGGGGAGTAGTGCTGAGAGGGGGAGTAGCACTGGGGGAGTAGTGCTGAGAGGGGGAGTAGTGCTGAGAGGGGGATGAAACAATAAGGGAGATCTGCACTTCCAAGGTTCTcaaaatggacacacacacacacacacacacacacacacacacacacacacacacacacacacacacacacacatgcgttcTGTCAGTAATGAGGGAAATGACAAATGAGAGCCTTGTACTGCTAGGGTTATGGGCAGCTGATCACATATATACACACCAGCTAGGTGATGAGGATGGGCAGCCTTGGCAACTCAATTACATGGTTCAATGTCAACCGTTGGGCACGGAGCCAAGTCAAGCGGAGCGCcattaacacacagacacacacacacagacacacacagagacacacacacacagacacagacacacaaacacacacacacagacacacacagagacacagacacacacacacagacacacacagagacacacacacacacacacacacagagacacacacacagacacagagacacagacacagacacacacacagacacacacacacagacacagagacacacacacagacacacacagagacacacacacacacagacatacacacacagacacacacagagacacacacacacagacacagacacacacacacacacacacacacacacagacacacagacacagacacacacacagagacacacacacacagacacagagacacacacacagacacacacagagacacacacacacacagacatacacacacagacacacacagagacacacacacacagacacacacacacacacacacagacacacagacacagacacacacacacagagacacacacacacagacacagagacacacacacagacacacacagagacacacacacacacagacatacacacacagacacacacagagacacacacacacagacacagacacacacacacacacacacacagacacacagacacagacacacacacagagacacacacacagacacacacagagacacacagacacacacacagacacacacacacacacacacagacacacagacacagacacacacacagagacacacacacacagacacagagacacacacacagacacacacagagacacacacacacacagacatacagacacacacagagacacacagacacacacacacacacacagacacacacacacagacacacacagagacacacacacagacacacacacacagacacacacagagacacacagacacacacacagacacacacacacagacacacacagacacacacacacacagacacacacagagacacacacacacacacagacatacacacacagacacacacagagacacacagacacacacacagacacacacacacacagacacacacagacacacacacacacagacacacacacagacacagacacagacacacagacacagacacacacacacagagacacacacagacacacacactgtaacaatGTCCCAGCAACAAGCTCTGATTACCAGCAGCCActaaatctactgtctcctgGCAGAGGGGAAACCCTGAAAACCACCTAGAGGGTCCTGGGACGGAGAGGAGGAGCGGGCAGCACCTAGAGCCGAGGTCCTGGGACGGAGAGGAGGAGCGGGCAGCACCTAGAGCCGAGGTCCTGGGACGGAGAGGAGGAGCGGGCAGCACCTAGAGGGTCCTGGGACGGAGAGGAGGAGCGGGCAGCACCTAGAGGGTCCTGGGACGGAGAGGAGGAGTAGGCAGCACCTAGAGGGTCCTGGGACGGAGAGGAGGAGTAGGCAGCACCTAGAGGGTCCTGGGACGGAGAGGAGGAGCGGGCAGCACCTAGAGGGTCCTGGGACGGAGAGGAGGAGTAGGCAACACCTAGAGGGTCCTGGGACGGAGAGGAGGAGCGGGCAGCACCTAGAGCCGAGGTCCTGGGACGGAGAGGAGGAGCGGGCAGCACCTAGAGGGTCCTGGGACGGAGAGGAGGAGCGGGCAGCACCTAGAGGGTCCTGggacggagaggaggaggagccagcaCCTAGAGGGTCCTGGGACGGAGAGGAGGAGCGGGCAGCACCTAGAGCCGGGGTCCTGGgacggagaggaggagtgggCAGGAGGGTCCTGGGCAGCACCTGGGACGGAGAGGAGGAGCGGGCAGAGAGGGTCCTGGGACGGAGAGGAGGAGCGGGCAGCACCTAGAGGGTCCTGGGACGGAGAGGAGGAGCGGGCAGCACCTAGAGGGTCCTGGGACGGAGAGGAGGAGCGGGCAGCACCTAGAGCCGAGGTcctgggatggagaggaggagtaggCAGCACCTAGAGCCGAGGTCCTGGGACGGAGAGGAGGAGCAGCCAGCACTTAGAGCCGAGgtcctgggagggagaggaggagcaggcagcaCCTAGAGCCGAGgtcctgggagggagaggaggagcgggCAGCACCTAGAGCCGAGgtcctgggacagagaggaggagcaggcagcaCCTAGACCCGGGGTCCTGGGACGGAGAGGAGGAGCGGGCAGCACCTAGAGCCGGGGTCCTGGgacggagaggaggagtgggCAGCACCTAGAGGGTCCTGGGACGGAGAGGAGGAGCGGGCAGCACCTAGAGGGTCCTGGGACGGAGAGGAGGAGCGGGCAGCACCTAGAGGGTCCTGGGACGGAGAGGAGGAGCGGGCAGCACCTAGAGGGTCCTGGGACGGAGAGGAGGAGCGGGCAGCACCTAGAGCCGAGGTcctgggatggagaggaggagcaggcagcaCCTAGAGCCGAGGTCCTGGGACGGAGAGGAGGAGCAGCCAGCACTTAGAGCCGAGgtcctgggagggagaggaggagcaggcagcaCCTAGAGCCGAGgtcctgggagggagaggaggagcgggCAGCACCTAGAGCCGAGGTcctgggatggagaggaggagcaggcagcaCCTAGACCCGGGGtcctcagaggagaggaggagcaggcagatttttcttgtgatcattttgaccccacggggtgagatcttgcgtggagccccagatcgagggagattatcagtggtcttgtatgtcttccatttcctaataattgctcccacagttgatttcttcaaaccaagctgcttacctattgcagattcagtcttcccagcctggtgcaggtctacaattttgtttctggtgtcctttgacagctctttggtcttggccatagtggagtttggagtgtgactgtttgaggttgtggacaggtgtcttttatactgataacaagttcaaagaggtgccattaatacaggtaacgagtggaggacagaggagcctcttacagaagaagttacaggtctgtgagagccagaaatcttgcttgtttgtaggtgatcaaacacttattttccaccactgtatatatatagtaagttatttatatatatataggcccAGTTGcgcaactgaatgtattcaaccgaAATATGTCttgtgcatttaacccaacccctctgaatcagagagatgcgggggagacacagagacagggagaggggagagaggggggagagagagagagagagagagagagagggggggggggagagagagagcgagagagggaggggggagagagagagagagagagagagagagagagagagagagagagagagagtgtgtgtgtttgtgtactggGGAGTTGTAAGACAAGTATGAGAGACAGAAGTGACACGATTCGGCAGCTGTGGGGATAGAAACTCATTCATTAATGGTCACGCATGCAAACAAACACAgtgtgaacacatacacacacaggaaggTCCATTCCTATCCTCCTGGGGGCAGGAGTTTAACTGGGCCTCTGTTTAACTGGGCCTCTGTTTAACTGGGCCTCTGTTTAACTGGGGCTCTGTATAACTGGGCCTCTGTATAACTGGGCCTCTGTTTAACTGGGCCTCTGTTTAACTGGGCCTCTGTTTAACTGGGGCTCTGTATAACTGGGCCTCTGTTTAACTGGGCCTCTGTTTAACTGGGGCTCTGTATAACTGGGCCTCTGTTTAACTGGGCCTCTGTATAACTGGGCCTCTGTTGCCTCAACTCACCACTATATCTGGGCCTCTGTTTAACTGGGCCTCTGTTTAACTGGGCCTCTGTTTAAATGGGCCTCTGTATAACTGGGCCTCTGTATAACTGGGCCTCTGTTTAACTGGGCCTCTGTATAACTGGGCCTCTGTATAACTGGGCCTCTGTATAACTGGGCCTCTGTATAACTGGGACTCTGTTTAACTGGGCCTCTGTATGACTGGGCCTCTGTTGCCTCAACTCACCACTATATCTGGGCCTCTGTTTAACTGGGCCTCTGTTTAACTGGGCCTCTGTTTACCTGGGCCTCTGTTTAAATGGGCCTCTGTTGCCTCAACTCACCACTATATCTGGGCCTCTGTATAACTGGGCCTCTGTTTAACTGGGCCTCTGTTTAACTGGGCCTCTGTTTAAATGGGCCTCTGTTTAAATGGGCCTCTGTTGCCTCAACTCACCACTATATCTGGGCCTCTGTATAACTGGGCCTCTGTTTAACTGGGCCTCTGTTTAACTGGGCCTCTGTTTAACTGGGCCTCTGTTTAAATGGGCCTCTGTATAACTGGGCCTCTGTATAACTGGGCCTCTGTTTAACTGGGCCTCTGTATAACTGGGCCTCTGTATAACTGGGACTCTGTTTAACTGGGCCTCTGTATAACTGGGCCTCTGTTTAACTGGGCCTCTGTATAACTGGGCCTCTGTTGTCTCAACTCACCACTATATCTGGGCCTCTGTTGCctcaactcaccactataactgggCCTCTGTTTAACTGGGCCTCTGTTTAACTGGGGCTCTGTATAACTGGGCCTCTGTATAACTGGGCCTCTGTTTAACTGGGCCTCTGTTTAACTGGGCGTCTGTTGCctcaactcaccactataactgggCCTCTGTTTAACTGGGCCTCTGTTTAACTGGGCCTCTGTATAACTGGGCCTCTGTATAACTGGGCCTCTGTTGTCTCAACTCACCACTATATCTGGGCCTCTGTTGCctcaactcaccactataactgggCCTCTGTTTAACTGGGCCTCTGTTTAACTGGGCCTCTGTTTAACTGGGCCTCTGTATAACTGGGCATCTGTTGCCTCAACTCACCACTATATCTGGGCCTCTGTATAACTGGGCCTCTGTTTAACTGGGCCTCTGTTTAACTGGGCCTCTGTTTAAATGGGCCTCTGTATAACTGGGCCTCTGTATAACTGGGCCTCTGTTTAACTGGGCCT
This window contains:
- the LOC135573738 gene encoding uncharacterized protein LOC135573738; this translates as MITRKICLLLLSSEDPGSRTSALGAARSSSPSQDPLGAARSSSPSQDPLGAARSSSPSQDPLGAARSSSPSQDPLGAAHSSSPSQDPGSRTSALGAARSSSPSQDPLGAARSSSPSQDPLGAARSSSPSQDPLCPLLLSVPGAAQDPPAHSSSPSQDPGSRTSALGAARSSSPSQDPLGVAYSSSPSQDPLGAARSSSPSQDPLGAAYSSSPSQDPLGAAYSSSPSQDPLGAARSSSPSQDPLGAARSSSPSQDLGSSTTPPLSTTPPVLLPLSALLPSATPLSALLPSTTPQHYSPPSATPLPALLPSQRYSPSQRYSPSQHYSPPSATPPSQRYSPSQRYSPSQRYSPSQRYSPPSATPPPSATPPPSTTPPPSTTPLPALLPLPALLPPSATPPALSPSQRYSPSATPLPALLPSQHYSPPSATPPPSATPSQRYSPSPVLLPLPALLLPVLLPSQRYSPSQCYSPPSATPLSALLPPQRYSPLSATPLPALLPLSALLPLSALLPLSALLPSQRYSPPSATPPLRATPPLSATPPPSTTPPPSTTPPSQRYSPPSATPPPSATPQRYSPSQRYSPALLPPSQRYSPLSATPLPALLPLSALLPPSATPPLSATPLPALLPLPVLLPSQRYSPSQCYSPSQRYSPPSTTPPLSASAPPPSATPPRYSPSQRYSPSQCYSPLRATPPLSATPPPSSTPLLVLLPSQCYSPSQSYSPSQRYSPLSATPPLSATPSPSATPPPSATPPLSATPPLSATPPLSATPLSALLLPALPPSATPPPSQRYSPSQCYSPSQRYSPPSATPSQRYSLPALLPLPVLLPSQRYSPSRAPPLPAYSPSQRYSPSQCYSPSQRYSPSQRYSSQCYSSQRYSPSALLPLPALLPSQRYSPSQCYSPSQRYSPQRYSPPSATPSQRYSPSQCYSPSQRYSPLHSLLLCFITVL